The Streptomyces camelliae genome window below encodes:
- a CDS encoding nuclear transport factor 2 family protein — translation MTLTLEDRLAIGELIAQHGHLVDDGELDRLDELFTPDAVYDVTDFGQDPLTGLPAIREAALALGAGNPVAHHVTNVVVREAADGVVRARSKGLGVRTDGSCGSVTYDDTLVRTPDGWRISHRTVTARRVPLNGVTRSG, via the coding sequence ATGACGCTGACGCTCGAAGACCGGCTGGCCATCGGCGAGTTGATCGCGCAGCACGGTCACCTCGTGGACGACGGTGAACTCGACCGCCTCGACGAGCTGTTCACCCCGGACGCCGTCTATGACGTGACCGACTTCGGGCAGGACCCGCTGACAGGCCTGCCCGCCATCCGGGAGGCGGCGCTGGCCCTCGGCGCCGGCAATCCCGTCGCCCATCACGTCACCAACGTCGTCGTGCGGGAAGCGGCGGACGGCGTGGTGCGCGCCCGCTCCAAGGGCCTCGGCGTGCGCACGGACGGCTCCTGCGGCTCCGTCACCTACGACGACACTCTCGTCCGCACCCCCGACGGCTGGCGCATCAGCCACCGCACGGTGACCGCGCGGCGCGTTCCGCTGAACGGCGTGACCCGGTCCGGGTGA